The Cydia amplana chromosome 10, ilCydAmpl1.1, whole genome shotgun sequence DNA window attaaatgtaatttcttTTCAGAATTACTCTACTCAAATGGCTTCCGATGAATCCGATTGAActgaataggtataggtacttgatTGATTGAAGTTAATAAAATTTGGGACCTCTACGGGCTATATAAAGTAGGGCTAtataatcctgaaaagtgacgcgtttctgaaccaaatgaattatgattaacgaaaatgcggacaaacaatacattatggcttaaaactatttgggaaacaatagagacccctcaGTTTCTTTTGGATGACGCTAAAGATAAACAGTCGGATTGCATTTTTGCATTTTTGTTATCTCAATTCTACATTTAATCCCCAAAACCCAAATCTACCTTAAAGATATTCAACATGGCGGTCTGCAGCAGCCGTTCTCTAAATTTAAATTGCTAAGTGCGCCATTTTTGCCGTCTCCAGTAAACAAGGGAAATGCAATCAATGGCCGTTTTCCGATATATTTCCCGATTCAATTTACCTATTCGAGGGAAATACgagcaaaattataatattgtatCTTCAGTGGTTTTCTTTGATCTTTACGTTATCGTTTGATGTGAGTTTTGATAGTTAACGGGCATTATTTTGATTAGTTTCTTTGGAAAATTGTACTGGTTGGGTCGAATAGGTAGTAGGTAAGCTGTAGGCAATATAAACAACATTGTTACAACTTTACGTTTGATAGGTGCACTTATGTATCCTTTACATGACTAGTCTATCAGTATATAAGTAACGTTTATACGTAATCCTGATGGTTTTCAGAAAGTTAAGTTAGTCACACAGTCAAAGTAAAGGTGTATTGagtcattattgtttttttgtcgattttattttttgttcgtGTTGATAATATTTGGTGGATATATAGAGTTCCCTATTCAGTACAATATAACCGGAATTATCAGGACATACGGTAAAATTACCTATTTTCGTAACTCAACAGTTACATACTTTTTTATGTCCCAAATTGGCTCACCAaagtttatcaaaatctgacgaGAAAAAAATCGAAAACAAAAAAGAACTAGAACCTACTTAAAATCGTttactttaggtaggtatgtatagatACTTTGAACTAAAATGCTTTACCTTCTTGAAATAAGTAAAGGACTAAAAGGGTAAATTACGGGAAGGTACAGCTGTCGCACCTTGTaccctttaaaaaaattatcccTTACGAAATAAGAAACGCAAAAAGAGGTCAACTGCCAAAAACCCAAATTTCGCTTCGTTTCGAAATCCGCCTGACCCAGAACCGAGTAGGATAATGATAAATGTAGGGCCTTTATCACCTGTGTTACCCGAGGAAGTGACTCGTCGGAATAACACTCCCCTTCTAATGGATTGGACTGGAAACGGGGTTATGAGGTTTAGGCGGTGTCCTGATTCTGGGGTGTCGATTTTCATTTGTTATTTGAGTTTGATGTATTGAGGGCCAACGGGGCATCTATAAAGTTCATATTTGGAAGGCTTTGTTGAACCGTTCTATGAGGATTGTGCTGTGTGTTACTCATAATTAGATATTGCTATTAGCTGAATCATTTGCGTTGAAACCAGCAACGTAGAAATGCGAAATACAAAtgaaagtacctatttaataaatattaaaagacACTGGTAATACTGAAAACGAATTATGAAAGCATTGCGTTTGCCGTCGTTCCCGTTTGAACCTCTTGTCAATTACTAACTACTTAATACAGAATGGTATATTTCGGAATAAAACAGTACATAGTGCAATTGTATCTCATTTAATTGAAATTAGCATATGTTGAAAATATCTCCTCATCCTCAATATTAAcgtaattttaatgtattatgTGTTTTGTCAGCTCTATTTTATAGCTTCTCCCACTTAACCAACACCTTTATCACTTAGAAACAATTCAACagcaaaacattaaaaaaaatttagtgcTTATCCAACCAAACTTTTTAGTGCTTATCCAACCAAACTTTTTAGTGCTTATCCAACCAAATTATATTGTGAGTGTTTACAGTGAGACATTTCAAACAAATAAGGACTAAAAAGTAACAtccatatttatattatgtgaCACCACCATGGGCTGCGGATCGTCCGGGAACGTGGTGCCAGTTGACGGCGCCAATGGCACCGCGAATGGCAACGCCAAGGCGAATGGTGCCAATGGGCACCACGACGATGGCTTGCCGACGGTGGTCCTGCCAGAAACGCCGGTTAAACCGAAACCTCGTGAGTATTACGCGATCACGTTTTAATAATAACAGTGATTAAAAATGTAGCTCTTACAAAAAAACACAACAAGCCCTTTCGTTTGATATGtcaccccccaaaaatggccgcCAAGTTTAAATTTCTTTTATTCGTGTTATCCATCTTTGGGTTCCCCAACTTACATAGTACtcaatttcaactaaattggtttGGACCAATTAGTTTTAGAGCAAATTGGCGTGAAATTAGGCATGAAAGCGCCTAGCAAATGTTTAAGAGCAATGGGCATAGAAGCGCTTGAGATTGCTATTCAATAACACATTTTTTGACAATAATGTATCAGCGGCTTCGATCAACACgaaagggatgcggcattcgcactatttcccctctgcctaggtacaagatcaactgatctagcgcgggtaataaaactagttgcgctcggatttttaactagaccgagtccagacgcgtgagtgaacacagcagcagaaaaaatgccaaattgctcggttttttgttgtaaaaagaggtcagggacatcaaatttacaaaaagaaggtgttacatttcacatgtaatattttttttacatgtcatacgtttaataacatttaaacacgattattatattttagtctcatgtaattgctggatttatcgattttgctcggccagtacaaattgcggatcggtcgagcgacaaatccgacttctcatctctcagaaaacaataaaattctttgacaaaaatgtgttagtgtgcgtgttgtgacacttgtgattcgtccatacacaaaaacagatcgaggtgtgcaagatttgtctgtgtagggtgtcattttctatgtatttgtgtcgtcattacagattggattttgtacgtaagtgtgtgagaagtgcgactgtgtgcacgttcccccccgcgaaaaatggcagaatgatttgaatgtcaagatatcgcttgggcctatcccttccgacctgtcggaagcccgtgttgatcgaagatcaGCGGCATTCAAGGGAAGTCAGTGCTATCAAACTATAACTTGACAGATATTCAGGGGTCATTCTCGGAGAATATGCGGCTGCGGTTGCATCCAattgccacgactcttttcatacattttgtatcctcctaaggcctaaGGGTACTtctaacaaataaaacaaatcacattacatatcaaaacttttttgtagtagaagcggtgcgaaacttgcacctttttacatgtaatgtaatTGATGGGATTATTATTATCGCTCATTATTATGTTTTGACGTACGTACGGTACGTAGTTACATAACTATTAAAATATCACAAATGCAAAATTGATATGCTcatcgtatttatttatttgcggaAGTTCATTCAATTTTATTCGTTAAATATTAAGTCCTCTTACTAATCAAAAAGTATTTTAGAGCATACCGGTGTCCGTAAGTGAAACTAATTACGTCTCTTGTTTTATATTTCTCTGTATGACTTACACGACTCTATTCAACTGAAGCACTCTATTTTCTTGTGtcaaaaataaacttacaaTTGACGACACAATCaatgaatatacatacatatttgatgcacataaactaaaattaaaaactacaactacaataataataactaaaattataaataaaagactGTCTCCAGCTCAGTTtgtgtttatgtttttttgtgtgacttatgtttttgtttatgatGTGAAATATTCTTATATGTACGtagatacctatttatattctAATTGGCACTGTTTTGatcaatattttataataataatttgcacTATGGACGCACTTTGATCTTTAATGTAAAATTccatattttaattgtatattgCTGTCTGTGTTGTCTATTTCGGTATTAAACCATTCAAGCAAatgatcaaaaaaaaaatatccaccCAAATGTCAAATTGATCCATACTGCGATTGGGGTTGTTTATACCACAGACACTATAGAACTCAATCAAAAACCTCACTGAAACGGTTGCAAACAACCGAGTTCAGAActcttaataggtaggtaatgcaACTTTAAAATTCACTGCGCTAAAAGGCCCCATAGAGTCGCTCGCGTAAATCCTTTCAACTCTAATCGCGCTGCATTTTTTATTTCCAATCGACTAAGTACCGCTATTGAGGCAGCGCTTGAGAGAAAAATCTATTAAGTAGTTAATTTTTCATTGTCAGAGAATACCGGCTAATGTAAATCTGAACGCTTTAATTAGAAAACTTTGTTAAGTATTTCAATGTACATGTATATATACTATACATACCGTCCAGCATTTTAAGTTCTGGGCTACGCTACAGTCGCTATTGTATAAGAAGGGATcccttatattatatattttttataatgatCGTGATCTTATAATAATTAGCTCTGGCGATTGTGGGTTCGAATTGTCATACATAGCTCAGTTATATAACTTAGTATTTTTCTTCGCATTCTCTCAGATATATTTAAACTTATCATACTTATCATGTTGTGCTCtaaattattcttttttttttaaggattttgcataaattaacttataatggaacacttttaggtacagaaatgattctatattttagttctaaatattatcttaGTTCGGAACATTTAATCCCCTAAAAGATTGGTTTCCTATATGATCACTCTCTTCGTATTATTTTCCAGCAATCGCCTTCGAAATCCCTTTGGAAGAGTTTGACGCACATCAACGGACAGAAACACCTCCACCGCACCTTCAACGCCTTATGCATCCGCCTCAGCAGGAGATTAGTCTGCCTGACATAGAGGAAAAACTGGCCGAAGCCGAACAGAGGAGACAACAGGTGAGGAGTTAAGAGGTGCTTGAGTTTATTTTGTAAGAAGA harbors:
- the LOC134651542 gene encoding uncharacterized protein LOC134651542 isoform X1, with the translated sequence MGCGSSGNVVPVDGANGTANGNAKANGANGHHDDGLPTVVLPETPVKPKPQHTGVPIAFEIPLEEFDAHQRTETPPPHLQRLMHPPQQEISLPDIEEKLAEAEQRRQQILQQRAASAQKKAQRMTRSFQKMDGLDSEHEMVDTIKHAPKTLTIPPDPGLVEDKNIS
- the LOC134651542 gene encoding uncharacterized protein LOC134651542 isoform X2; protein product: MGCGSSGNVVPVDGANGTANGNAKANGANGHHDDGLPTVVLPETPVKPKPPIAFEIPLEEFDAHQRTETPPPHLQRLMHPPQQEISLPDIEEKLAEAEQRRQQILQQRAASAQKKAQRMTRSFQKMDGLDSEHEMVDTIKHAPKTLTIPPDPGLVEDKNIS